The following proteins are encoded in a genomic region of Xanthomonas citri pv. mangiferaeindicae:
- a CDS encoding peptidase, with protein sequence MRLLPSAVALALVAASVGAPAQDTRLPDIGSSAGTVLSPAKQSEYGQMLLAQLRHYNYVLEDPLVENWLRATGTRLAASSDRPQQPFTFFMMRDRSINAFATLGGYIGMNAGLVLAAESEDEVAAVLAHEVAHVTQSHVLRGVERAQRDQVPMLLAMLGAIAVASQSSSSSSDDAAMAVLAGAQGLALQRQIDYTRSNESEADRLGIRTLARSGYDPEAMASMFERMQAVSRTNQGGERERLPDYLKTHPVTTTRISEARDRAERMARDTVQVTTTTPQGSRVERVPVDGAPEAPLRALDNPLLPAALRLPPGATGGTDPVQFGWARERLRVLSANTPAQAIREYEAMRRSGSLTDAQRYGLAFARLRANEAEVAARELSALLDTYPGDVWLSLGMAEADARAGRAAAADRRLEALVERMPRNPAVVLSYATLLLERDSAESGRRAQALLRPLLNGSSEDPAFQRAFARASEMAGDPVRAGEAWAEAAFLGGRAEQALIQLNTLKKRDDLDYYARARIDARIAAITPMVLELHRQGVRDEDLRRR encoded by the coding sequence GCACTACAACTACGTGCTCGAAGACCCCCTGGTCGAGAACTGGCTGCGCGCCACCGGCACGCGGCTGGCGGCCTCGAGCGACCGGCCGCAGCAGCCTTTCACCTTTTTCATGATGCGCGACCGCAGCATCAACGCCTTCGCCACACTTGGCGGCTACATCGGCATGAACGCCGGCCTGGTGCTGGCGGCCGAGAGCGAGGACGAAGTGGCCGCGGTGCTGGCGCACGAGGTCGCGCACGTGACCCAATCGCACGTGCTGCGCGGTGTCGAGCGCGCCCAGCGCGACCAGGTGCCGATGCTGCTGGCGATGCTCGGCGCGATCGCGGTGGCCTCGCAGAGCAGCAGCAGTTCCTCCGACGATGCCGCGATGGCGGTGCTGGCAGGCGCCCAGGGCTTGGCCCTGCAGCGCCAGATCGACTACACCCGCTCCAACGAGTCGGAGGCCGACCGGCTCGGCATCCGCACCCTGGCGCGCAGCGGCTACGACCCCGAGGCGATGGCTTCGATGTTCGAACGCATGCAGGCGGTCTCGCGCACCAATCAGGGTGGCGAACGCGAGCGGTTGCCCGACTATCTCAAGACCCACCCGGTCACCACGACCCGCATCAGCGAGGCGCGCGACCGCGCAGAGCGCATGGCCCGCGATACGGTCCAGGTCACCACCACGACGCCGCAGGGCTCGCGCGTGGAGCGCGTGCCGGTGGACGGCGCGCCGGAGGCGCCGCTGCGCGCACTCGACAACCCGTTGCTGCCGGCCGCCCTGCGCCTGCCACCCGGTGCCACCGGCGGCACCGATCCGGTGCAGTTCGGCTGGGCGCGCGAGCGGCTGCGGGTGCTCAGCGCCAATACACCGGCGCAGGCGATCCGCGAGTACGAGGCGATGCGCCGCAGCGGCAGCCTGACCGATGCCCAGCGCTATGGGCTGGCCTTTGCCCGCCTGCGCGCCAACGAGGCCGAGGTCGCCGCACGCGAACTTTCGGCCCTGCTCGACACCTATCCCGGCGATGTCTGGCTGTCGCTGGGCATGGCCGAGGCCGATGCGCGCGCAGGCCGCGCCGCGGCCGCCGACCGGCGCCTGGAGGCGCTGGTGGAGCGGATGCCGCGCAATCCGGCGGTCGTGCTGAGCTATGCGACGCTGCTGCTCGAGCGCGACTCGGCCGAGTCCGGGCGCCGCGCCCAGGCGCTGCTGCGGCCGCTGCTCAACGGCTCGAGCGAAGACCCCGCGTTCCAGCGTGCGTTCGCCCGCGCCAGCGAGATGGCCGGCGACCCGGTGCGGGCAGGCGAAGCCTGGGCCGAGGCGGCGTTCCTGGGGGGCCGCGCGGAGCAGGCGCTGATCCAGCTCAACACGCTCAAGAAGCGCGACGATCTGGACTACTACGCCCGGGCGCGGATCGACGCGCGGATCGCCGCGATCACGCCGATGGTGCTGGAACTGCACCGCCAGGGCGTCCGCGACGAGGACCTGCGCCGGCGCTGA
- a CDS encoding phosphate regulon transcriptional regulatory protein PhoB, with the protein MQKRILIVDDEPAIRDMVAFALRKGEFEPMHAGDAREAQSAIVDRVPDLILLDWMLPGTSGLELARRWRKDALTRDIPIIMLTARGEENDRVGGLEAGVDDYVVKPFSARELLARIRAVMRRARDDDEDGSVTVGTLRIDGAAHRVFAGNEPVQIGPTEYRLLHFFMTHPERVYSRSQLLDHVWGGSVYVEERTVDVHIRRLRKTLEPSGLDGMVQTVRGAGYRFSASV; encoded by the coding sequence ATGCAGAAGCGCATCCTCATCGTCGACGACGAACCGGCGATCCGCGACATGGTCGCGTTCGCGCTGCGCAAGGGCGAGTTCGAGCCGATGCACGCCGGCGACGCGCGCGAGGCCCAGTCGGCGATCGTCGACCGCGTGCCCGACCTGATCCTGCTCGACTGGATGCTGCCGGGCACCAGCGGCCTGGAACTGGCCCGGCGCTGGCGCAAGGACGCGCTGACCCGCGACATCCCGATCATCATGCTCACCGCGCGCGGCGAGGAGAACGATCGCGTGGGCGGGCTGGAGGCCGGCGTCGACGACTACGTGGTCAAGCCGTTCTCGGCGCGCGAACTGCTGGCGCGCATCCGTGCGGTGATGCGCCGGGCACGCGACGACGACGAGGACGGCAGCGTGACGGTGGGGACGCTGCGCATCGACGGCGCGGCGCATCGGGTGTTTGCCGGCAACGAACCGGTGCAGATCGGCCCGACCGAATACCGCTTGCTGCACTTCTTCATGACCCATCCCGAGCGCGTCTACAGCCGCTCGCAGTTGCTCGACCATGTCTGGGGCGGCAGCGTCTATGTCGAGGAGCGCACGGTCGATGTGCACATCCGCCGGCTGCGCAAGACGCTCGAGCCGAGCGGACTGGACGGCATGGTGCAGACCGTCCGCGGCGCCGGCTATCGGTTCTCGGCGTCGGTGTGA
- a CDS encoding phosphate regulon sensor histidine kinase PhoR: protein MPPRLHAAWTRTLLQLGAVLAAAMIVGALVGHAWMALALAALGVVAWHYWKLYDLLRRLTSRSRVPPPQGDGVWQETDRLLHRGQQDMRNRKRRLIAMLRAYRAVAAALPDAVVVVERNSQRVQWVNRAATTLLGLQMPRDIGRPVGAALQPLPLAHWLAQGRRAEPLLDVPSPFSSGTRLELRLIPYSEDLWLLLVRDVTRMVRLEQMRRDFVANVSHELRTPLTVVHGYLDMLDPEEQPEWAPMLQEMQRQSQRMTQLVEDLLTLSRLEAQEGVGDEIVSMASMLASLRRELEMLSQGRHAIEVEDASDTDLVGSTRELHSAFSNLVSNAVRYTPPGGRIAIRYAATRDGGVALSVDDSGYGIPAAHLPRITERFYRVSTSRSRESGGTGLGLAIVKHVLHLHQARLEIDSEVGRGSRFACHFAAERVRARDPHVTGAFG, encoded by the coding sequence ATGCCTCCTCGTCTCCACGCCGCCTGGACCCGCACGCTGTTGCAGCTCGGGGCCGTGCTCGCGGCCGCGATGATTGTCGGGGCCCTCGTCGGCCATGCATGGATGGCGCTGGCACTTGCCGCGTTGGGCGTGGTCGCCTGGCACTACTGGAAGCTCTACGACCTGCTGCGGCGGCTGACCTCGCGCAGCCGGGTCCCGCCGCCGCAAGGCGACGGGGTCTGGCAGGAAACCGACCGGCTGCTGCACCGCGGCCAGCAGGACATGCGCAACCGCAAGCGGCGCCTGATTGCAATGCTGCGCGCCTACCGCGCGGTCGCCGCGGCATTGCCCGACGCGGTGGTGGTGGTCGAGCGCAACAGCCAACGCGTGCAGTGGGTCAACCGCGCGGCAACCACGCTGCTCGGCCTGCAGATGCCACGCGACATCGGCCGCCCGGTCGGCGCGGCGTTGCAGCCGCTGCCGCTGGCGCACTGGCTGGCCCAGGGCCGGCGCGCCGAACCATTGCTCGACGTGCCCTCGCCGTTCTCGTCGGGCACCCGGCTGGAACTGCGGCTGATTCCCTATTCCGAGGACCTGTGGCTGCTGCTGGTGCGCGACGTCACCCGCATGGTGCGCCTGGAGCAGATGCGTCGCGATTTCGTCGCCAATGTCTCGCACGAGCTGCGCACGCCACTGACCGTGGTCCACGGCTACCTGGACATGCTCGACCCCGAGGAGCAGCCCGAATGGGCACCGATGCTGCAGGAGATGCAGCGCCAGTCGCAGCGCATGACCCAACTGGTCGAGGACCTGCTCACGCTGTCGCGGCTGGAGGCGCAGGAGGGCGTCGGCGACGAGATCGTGTCGATGGCCTCGATGCTGGCCTCGCTGCGCCGGGAGCTGGAGATGCTCAGCCAAGGCCGGCATGCGATCGAGGTCGAGGATGCATCGGATACCGACCTGGTCGGGTCGACCCGCGAACTGCACAGCGCGTTCTCCAACCTGGTCAGCAACGCGGTGCGCTACACGCCGCCGGGCGGGCGCATCGCGATCCGCTATGCCGCGACGCGCGACGGCGGTGTCGCGCTGTCGGTGGACGATTCGGGCTACGGGATTCCGGCCGCGCATCTGCCGCGCATCACCGAGCGCTTCTACCGGGTCTCGACCAGCCGCTCGCGCGAGTCGGGTGGGACCGGGCTGGGGCTGGCGATCGTCAAACACGTGCTGCATCTGCACCAGGCGCGCCTGGAGATCGACAGCGAAGTCGGACGCGGCAGCCGCTTCGCCTGTCATTTCGCCGCCGAGCGCGTCCGCGCACGCGACCCCCATGTCACAGGAGCCTTCGGATGA
- a CDS encoding RNA degradosome polyphosphate kinase produces the protein MLDPALYLNRELSQLDFNFRVLAQALDDTVPLLERVKYLCISCTNLDEFFEIRAATVRHAQDFGMPLPPDGLPPATVLKRIHERAAALVEAQYACWNQILRPALGTAGVRILGRDTWTARQKRWLRAYFREEVMPVLSPLGLDPAHPFPKILNKSLNIVVVLKGKDAFGRIGNLAIVRAPRSLPRIIQLPERVSGGEYDFVFLSAVLSEFVHELFPGMDVRGAYQFRVTRNSELIVDEEEVENLALALRDELAGRGYLRAVRLEIAANCPKVIVRTLLQNFDLPENAVYRIDGPVNLNRVSQIFDLVQRPDLKFPTFQQRQLPGNDAMFETVADGDVLLHHPFDSFAPVLELIKQAAEDPNVLAIKQTLYRTGKDSAIVEHLVTAARNGKDVTVVVELRARFDEEANLGLADRLQEAGVQVVYGVVGFKTHAKMLLIVRREGRKLRRYVHLGTGNYHAGTARAYTDFGLITADPQIGNDVHLIFQQLSGLAPAIELERLLQSPFTLQPGVIARIERETRHAEQGRPARIVAKMNALNEPQVMRALYAASQAGVQIDLIVRGACALRPGVPGVSENIRVRSIVGRFLEHHRVYWFANDGDPELFCASADWLERNLLRRVETCFPILDPQVATRVRTESLDNYLADNVNAWELREDGSYVRLAPEGDAMPHSAQSWLLARLCG, from the coding sequence TTGCTCGATCCGGCGCTCTATCTCAACCGCGAACTGTCGCAGCTCGACTTCAATTTCCGGGTGCTGGCCCAGGCGCTCGACGACACGGTGCCGCTGCTCGAGCGGGTGAAGTACCTGTGCATCTCGTGCACCAATCTCGATGAGTTCTTCGAGATCCGCGCCGCAACCGTCCGCCACGCGCAGGACTTCGGCATGCCGTTACCGCCCGACGGCCTGCCGCCGGCGACGGTGCTCAAGCGCATCCATGAGCGGGCCGCGGCATTGGTCGAGGCGCAGTACGCCTGCTGGAACCAGATCCTGCGCCCAGCGTTGGGCACGGCCGGGGTGCGGATCCTCGGCCGCGACACCTGGACGGCGCGGCAGAAGCGCTGGCTGCGGGCGTACTTCCGCGAGGAAGTGATGCCGGTGCTCTCGCCATTGGGGCTGGACCCGGCGCACCCGTTTCCCAAGATCCTCAACAAGTCGCTCAACATCGTCGTGGTGCTCAAGGGCAAGGACGCGTTCGGCCGGATCGGCAATCTGGCGATCGTCCGCGCACCGCGCTCGCTGCCGCGGATCATCCAGTTGCCCGAGCGTGTATCGGGCGGCGAGTACGACTTCGTGTTCCTGTCGGCGGTGCTGTCAGAGTTCGTGCACGAGCTGTTCCCCGGCATGGACGTGCGCGGCGCCTACCAGTTCCGGGTCACCCGCAACTCGGAGCTGATCGTCGACGAAGAAGAGGTCGAGAACCTGGCGCTGGCGCTGCGCGACGAGCTCGCCGGCCGTGGCTATCTGCGCGCGGTGCGGCTGGAGATCGCGGCCAATTGCCCGAAGGTGATCGTGCGCACGCTGCTGCAGAACTTCGACCTGCCAGAGAACGCGGTCTACCGCATCGACGGGCCGGTCAACCTCAATCGCGTCAGTCAGATCTTCGATCTGGTGCAGCGCCCGGACCTGAAGTTCCCGACGTTCCAGCAGCGCCAGTTGCCGGGCAATGACGCGATGTTCGAGACCGTCGCCGATGGCGACGTGCTGTTGCATCACCCCTTCGACTCCTTCGCGCCGGTGCTCGAACTGATCAAACAGGCGGCCGAAGACCCGAACGTGCTGGCGATCAAACAGACGCTCTACCGCACCGGCAAGGATTCAGCGATCGTCGAGCACCTGGTCACCGCCGCGCGCAACGGCAAGGACGTCACGGTCGTTGTCGAGTTGCGCGCGCGATTCGACGAGGAGGCCAATCTGGGCCTGGCCGACCGGCTGCAGGAAGCCGGCGTGCAGGTGGTCTACGGCGTGGTGGGCTTCAAGACCCACGCCAAGATGCTGCTGATCGTGCGCCGCGAGGGCCGCAAGCTGCGCCGTTACGTGCACCTGGGCACCGGCAACTATCACGCCGGTACAGCGCGCGCCTACACCGATTTCGGATTGATCACCGCCGACCCGCAGATCGGCAACGACGTGCACCTGATCTTCCAGCAGCTCTCGGGGCTGGCGCCGGCGATCGAGCTCGAGCGCCTGCTGCAATCGCCGTTCACGCTGCAGCCCGGCGTCATCGCGCGGATCGAGCGCGAGACTCGGCACGCCGAGCAGGGCCGTCCGGCGCGGATCGTGGCCAAGATGAACGCCCTCAACGAGCCGCAGGTGATGCGCGCGCTGTATGCGGCCTCACAGGCTGGGGTGCAGATCGACCTGATCGTGCGCGGCGCCTGCGCATTGCGACCAGGCGTGCCCGGCGTGTCGGAGAACATCCGGGTGCGTTCGATCGTCGGACGGTTCCTGGAACACCATCGCGTGTACTGGTTCGCCAACGACGGCGATCCGGAACTGTTCTGCGCCAGTGCCGACTGGCTGGAACGCAATCTGCTGCGGCGCGTGGAGACGTGCTTCCCGATCCTCGACCCGCAGGTTGCGACCCGGGTGCGCACCGAGTCGCTGGACAATTATCTGGCCGACAACGTCAACGCCTGGGAGCTGCGCGAGGACGGCAGTTACGTGCGGCTCGCGCCCGAGGGCGATGCGATGCCGCACTCGGCGCAGAGTTGGCTGCTCGCGCGGCTGTGCGGCTGA
- a CDS encoding exopolyphosphatase translates to MTGQDTLALADALTPPIEDGDMLAAIDLGSNSFHMIVARYTLGQLRVVDRLRETVRLAEGLDARGGLDADVRQRALQCLSRFGERIRDIPPQHVRALATHAVRRLAAPQAFLVPAETALGHAIEIIAGREEARLIYLGVAHAQPPKPGHRRLVIDIGGGSTECIIGSGFDALERESLQVGCIASTRRFFANGKLTRRRWREALAEVAAEFQQFASTYRALGWQEVVGASGTNKAIGEICAAMKLTKGAVTVDALPVVRDRLLQAGHIDAIDLPGLSEDRRPIIAGGVLVLEAAFEVLGIERMHVSKAAMREGVLHDMLGRRGEADPREASIEALVQRYGIDGAHAARVEATALRLFDQVARPWQLDGDDLRMLAWAARVHEIGLVIAHSQYHVHGAYVLAHSDIAGFSRQEQQFLAALVRCHRRKVPKSAFDALPDRLLRQARYTATLLRLAVLLHRSHEPDEIPQLQASVYGDALRLQVSRHWLEARPLLRVDLECEPEDIGALGVKLVLAAE, encoded by the coding sequence ATGACTGGACAGGACACGCTCGCACTCGCCGATGCGCTGACGCCGCCGATCGAGGACGGCGACATGCTCGCTGCGATCGACCTGGGATCCAACAGCTTCCACATGATCGTCGCCCGCTACACGCTGGGTCAGCTGCGTGTGGTCGACCGCCTGCGTGAGACCGTGCGTCTGGCCGAAGGCCTGGATGCGCGCGGCGGTCTGGATGCGGACGTGCGCCAGCGCGCGTTGCAGTGCCTGTCGCGTTTCGGCGAACGCATCCGCGACATCCCGCCACAGCACGTCCGCGCGCTGGCCACGCACGCCGTGCGCCGGCTGGCCGCGCCGCAGGCCTTCCTGGTGCCGGCCGAGACCGCGTTGGGCCATGCGATCGAGATCATCGCCGGCCGCGAGGAGGCGCGCCTGATCTATCTGGGCGTCGCCCACGCGCAGCCGCCCAAGCCGGGCCACCGCCGGCTGGTCATCGACATCGGCGGCGGCTCGACCGAATGCATCATCGGCAGCGGCTTCGATGCGCTCGAGCGCGAGAGCCTGCAGGTAGGCTGCATCGCCAGCACGCGGCGCTTCTTCGCCAATGGCAAGTTGACCCGGCGTCGCTGGCGCGAGGCGCTGGCCGAAGTCGCCGCCGAGTTCCAGCAATTTGCCAGCACCTACCGCGCGCTCGGCTGGCAGGAAGTCGTCGGCGCCTCGGGCACCAACAAGGCGATCGGCGAGATCTGCGCGGCGATGAAGCTGACCAAGGGCGCGGTGACCGTCGACGCGCTGCCGGTCGTGCGCGACCGCCTGCTGCAGGCTGGCCACATCGATGCGATCGACCTGCCCGGACTGTCGGAGGACCGCCGGCCGATCATCGCCGGCGGGGTGCTGGTGCTTGAGGCCGCGTTCGAGGTGCTGGGCATCGAGCGCATGCACGTCAGCAAGGCGGCCATGCGCGAAGGCGTGCTGCACGACATGCTCGGCCGCCGCGGTGAGGCCGATCCGCGCGAGGCCTCGATCGAGGCGCTGGTCCAGCGCTACGGCATCGACGGCGCCCATGCGGCGCGGGTGGAGGCGACCGCGTTGCGGTTGTTCGACCAGGTCGCGCGGCCATGGCAGCTCGACGGCGACGACCTGCGCATGCTGGCCTGGGCCGCGCGCGTGCACGAGATCGGCCTGGTCATCGCGCACAGCCAGTACCACGTCCACGGCGCCTATGTGCTGGCGCATTCGGACATCGCCGGCTTCTCGCGCCAGGAGCAGCAGTTCCTGGCCGCGCTGGTGCGCTGCCACCGCCGCAAGGTGCCCAAGTCGGCCTTCGACGCCCTGCCCGACCGCCTGCTGCGCCAGGCCCGCTATACCGCCACGTTGCTGCGGTTGGCGGTGCTGCTGCACCGCAGCCACGAGCCCGACGAGATTCCGCAACTGCAGGCCAGCGTCTATGGCGATGCGCTGCGGTTGCAGGTCTCGCGGCACTGGCTCGAGGCCCGGCCGCTGCTGCGCGTGGACCTGGAGTGCGAGCCCGAGGACATCGGTGCGCTCGGCGTGAAGCTGGTGCTCGCCGCCGAGTAG
- a CDS encoding glycosyl transferase, with the protein MAPACRVAIIAAATAADRTMRYAIVTDTYAPDLNGVALTLQTYVAGLRARGHAVEVIRPRPPGAPLSDDDGESAAVRVRGLRLPRYPSLRVGLPVQTRLQAAWRAQRPDAIYVATETLLGGSAIRAARALGIPVVTALHTRFDLYMADYGLRALAPLALAWMRRFHGGADATVVATQALAAWLQAQRIGHAVVLPRAVDCAQFDPVRRDPALRAAWGLAPGGLAVIHVGRLAAEKNLPLAIHAFRRLQQQRPEARMVLVGDGPLREPLARAHPDLVFAGAQRGEALGRHFASADLFLFPSRSETFGNVVLEAMASGVPQVAFDLGAASEHLVDGLHGARVADDAQGDAAFVAAALRLAQDDAGRAAMALAGRRAMQRLTPAQVAADLDALLAAPRARAASVPVRQADHHAYRAA; encoded by the coding sequence ATGGCGCCGGCATGTCGCGTCGCGATCATCGCCGCAGCCACGGCAGCGGACCGAACGATGCGCTACGCGATCGTCACCGACACCTACGCGCCCGACCTCAACGGGGTGGCGCTGACGCTGCAGACCTACGTCGCCGGCTTGCGCGCCCGCGGCCATGCGGTCGAGGTGATCCGGCCCCGCCCGCCGGGTGCGCCGTTGAGCGACGACGATGGCGAGTCGGCCGCGGTGCGGGTCCGCGGCCTGCGCCTGCCGCGCTACCCCTCGCTGCGCGTCGGGCTGCCGGTCCAGACACGCCTGCAGGCGGCCTGGCGTGCGCAACGCCCCGACGCGATCTACGTCGCGACCGAGACCCTGCTCGGCGGCTCGGCGATCCGCGCCGCGCGCGCGCTCGGTATCCCGGTCGTCACCGCGCTGCATACCCGCTTCGACCTGTACATGGCCGACTACGGCCTGCGCGCGCTGGCGCCACTGGCGCTGGCGTGGATGCGGCGCTTCCATGGCGGTGCCGATGCCACCGTGGTCGCGACCCAGGCGCTCGCCGCCTGGCTGCAGGCCCAGCGCATCGGCCATGCGGTCGTGCTGCCGCGTGCGGTGGATTGCGCGCAGTTCGACCCGGTGCGACGCGACCCGGCGCTGCGTGCGGCCTGGGGCCTCGCGCCGGGCGGACTGGCGGTGATCCATGTCGGCCGGCTCGCGGCCGAGAAGAACCTGCCGCTGGCGATCCACGCCTTCCGCCGGCTGCAGCAACAGCGACCGGAAGCGCGGATGGTGCTGGTCGGCGATGGCCCCCTGCGCGAACCGCTCGCGCGCGCCCACCCCGATCTGGTGTTCGCCGGCGCACAGCGCGGTGAGGCCCTCGGCCGGCACTTCGCCAGCGCCGACCTGTTTCTGTTTCCCAGCCGCAGCGAGACCTTCGGCAATGTCGTGCTCGAGGCCATGGCCAGCGGGGTGCCGCAGGTGGCCTTCGACCTGGGCGCGGCCTCCGAGCACCTGGTCGACGGTCTGCACGGCGCCCGGGTTGCGGACGACGCGCAGGGCGACGCGGCCTTCGTCGCCGCGGCGCTGCGGCTGGCCCAGGACGACGCCGGCCGCGCGGCGATGGCACTCGCTGGGCGCCGGGCGATGCAACGGCTGACGCCGGCCCAGGTCGCCGCCGACCTCGATGCGCTGCTGGCTGCGCCGCGCGCGCGCGCCGCCTCTGTTCCTGTCCGACAGGCCGACCACCATGCATACCGCGCCGCGTAG
- a CDS encoding phosphoesterase: MHTAPRSRLHLHDMGWCLRANRACTRLWIRRGFAAVSRLGDGVFWYALMTALVVLDGLDGALAAAHMAATGAVALLMYRRLKRWTKRPRPFAADVRIRAWVAPLDEFSFPSGHTLHAVAFSIVAIAHYPVLAWWLVPFTAAVAASRVVLGLHYPSDVLAATAIGGALGTVSLWIAGLWSL, from the coding sequence ATGCATACCGCGCCGCGTAGCCGTCTGCACCTCCACGACATGGGCTGGTGCCTGCGCGCCAACCGCGCCTGCACCCGGCTGTGGATCCGCCGCGGTTTTGCCGCCGTCAGCCGGCTCGGCGACGGTGTGTTCTGGTATGCGTTGATGACCGCGCTGGTGGTACTCGACGGCCTCGACGGCGCGCTCGCCGCCGCGCACATGGCGGCCACCGGCGCGGTGGCCCTGCTGATGTACCGTCGCCTGAAGCGCTGGACCAAGCGGCCGCGCCCATTCGCCGCAGACGTGCGCATCCGCGCCTGGGTCGCGCCGCTGGACGAGTTCAGCTTTCCATCCGGCCATACCCTGCATGCGGTCGCGTTCTCGATCGTGGCCATCGCGCACTACCCGGTGCTGGCGTGGTGGCTGGTGCCGTTCACGGCCGCAGTCGCCGCCTCACGTGTGGTGCTCGGCCTGCACTACCCCAGCGACGTGCTCGCCGCGACCGCGATCGGCGGCGCACTGGGCACCGTCTCGCTGTGGATCGCCGGCCTCTGGAGTCTGTAA
- a CDS encoding two-component system sensor histidine kinase CreC encodes MRIGLRILLGYFAIVAIAALLLLRVFTQEVKPGVRQAMEDTLADTAGVLAELATDDFLAGRIDDGRFAARLRALAARRVDAEIWGFRKSDVAYRIYITDAQGIVVFDSSGRDVGRDYSRWNDVYLTLRGRYGARSSRLDPDDDASSVMHVAAPIRDGHRIVGVLTVAKPNRTIAPFIARSQATILRWGGVLLGAALAIGLLAAWWLSRQLGALRRYADAVTAGERASLPRSAGEFADLGRALETMRERLEGKQYVERYVHSLTHELKAPLSAIRGAAELLEQPLPDDDRARFAASVRTQSERMTQTIDKLLALAAVEHRQRIERPERVLLADVLDAAVAPFAADPGRVPVRLTIDPACRDAVVSGDAYLLRQMIANLVDNACDFSPEGATVEVAATASEVGVRVTVGDRGPGIPDYARARVFERFYSLPRPGGGSRSSGLGLAFVAEVAALHGGRAALDNREGGGALAVVELPRESATRPTS; translated from the coding sequence ATGCGGATCGGGCTGCGGATCCTGCTGGGCTACTTTGCGATCGTCGCGATCGCCGCGCTGCTGCTGCTGCGGGTGTTCACCCAGGAGGTCAAGCCGGGTGTACGCCAGGCGATGGAGGACACACTGGCCGACACCGCCGGCGTGCTCGCCGAACTGGCGACCGACGACTTTCTGGCCGGGCGCATCGATGATGGCCGGTTCGCAGCGCGCCTCCGCGCCCTCGCCGCGCGGCGCGTCGATGCCGAGATCTGGGGCTTTCGCAAATCCGACGTTGCCTACCGGATCTACATCACCGATGCCCAGGGCATCGTGGTGTTCGATTCGAGCGGGCGCGACGTCGGTCGCGACTACTCGCGCTGGAACGATGTCTACCTGACCCTGCGCGGCCGCTACGGCGCGCGTTCCAGTCGCCTGGATCCGGACGACGACGCGAGCTCGGTCATGCACGTGGCCGCGCCCATCCGCGACGGCCACCGTATCGTCGGCGTGCTGACGGTGGCCAAGCCCAATCGCACCATCGCGCCGTTCATCGCACGCAGCCAGGCCACGATCCTGCGCTGGGGCGGCGTGCTGCTGGGCGCGGCACTGGCGATCGGCCTGCTCGCGGCCTGGTGGCTGTCGCGCCAGCTCGGCGCGCTGCGCCGCTATGCCGATGCGGTCACTGCCGGCGAGCGCGCGTCGCTGCCGCGCAGCGCCGGGGAGTTCGCAGATCTGGGCCGGGCGCTGGAGACGATGCGCGAGCGGCTCGAGGGCAAGCAGTACGTCGAGCGTTATGTGCACAGCCTGACCCACGAACTGAAGGCACCGCTGTCGGCGATCCGCGGTGCCGCCGAGCTGCTGGAGCAACCGCTGCCCGATGACGACCGCGCGCGTTTTGCAGCGAGTGTGCGCACGCAGAGCGAGCGCATGACCCAGACGATCGACAAACTGCTGGCGCTGGCGGCGGTCGAGCATCGGCAACGCATCGAGCGGCCCGAGCGCGTCCTGCTGGCCGATGTGCTCGATGCGGCAGTGGCACCGTTCGCGGCCGATCCGGGGCGCGTGCCGGTGCGGTTGACGATCGATCCGGCCTGTCGCGACGCGGTGGTCTCTGGCGATGCCTACCTGTTGCGACAGATGATCGCCAATCTGGTCGACAACGCCTGCGACTTCTCCCCGGAAGGCGCGACGGTCGAAGTCGCCGCGACGGCTTCGGAAGTCGGTGTGCGGGTGACGGTCGGCGATCGCGGGCCAGGCATTCCCGACTACGCCCGGGCACGCGTGTTCGAGCGGTTCTACTCGCTGCCCAGGCCCGGGGGCGGCAGTCGCAGCAGTGGCCTTGGCCTGGCCTTTGTCGCCGAGGTCGCGGCGCTGCACGGCGGTCGCGCCGCGCTCGACAATCGCGAAGGCGGCGGTGCGCTCGCGGTGGTCGAGTTGCCGCGAGAGAGCGCGACGCGCCCGACTTCATAG